The Streptomyces sp. RKND-216 genomic sequence ATGCGCGAGATGGACCTGGCGTCCCGGGCACGCCGGATCGAGGACGTGATGAAGCCCCGGCTGCAGAAGCTGGCCGAGCAGCACGGCGTGATCGGCGAGGTCCGGGGCCGCGGCGCCATGCTGGCGATCGAGCTGGTCCAGCCGGGCACCAAGGACCCGAACCCGGAGGCGACGGCCGCCCTGGCGAAGGCCTGCCACCAGGAGGGCCTGCTGGTGCTGACCACCGGTACCTACGGCAACGTGATGCGGTTCCTGCCGCCGCTGGTCATCGGCGAGGACCTGCTGAACGAAGGGCTGGACATCCTCGAGGGCGCGCTCGCCTCACTCTGACCCCCGTCGCGCCGCGGAGCTGCGCGGGCCCGGCACCCCGGACTCGAAGCCGTTCGCCCCGGTGCCCGTGACACGCCTCACGGGCACCGGGGCACCACAGCGGTCACCTGCGACGCTGGGCTGGTGACGGAGCACGTGAAGAATGTGTGCGAGCACCATGCCGGGTCCGTGAGGCGCCTGTCCGGCGTGGTCCGCCTGACGTACGGTTTCAGCAGATGAAAGCCGTGCCGCTTTTTCCCCGAAGCTGGCTCGGTCGTGCCCTCGCGCACACTCCTCACAGATCGGACGCCCGCACGCCCCACACCCCCCGGGGCGGGCGGAGGTCCGGTCCTTGCGGCCGCCCCGGAACTCTCCCCCCTGTTCCGGGGCGGCCGACTGTCGTGTATGCGCTCCTCATCGGCGCCCTCCTCGCGGTCTTCGCCGTGATCAGCTGGCAGGTGGCGGTCGCCGGACCGCTGCTGGCCGCCGACCTCGCGGCGCGCGACGCGGCAGCCGGCCTGACCTCCGGAAACGGGACCCTGCGGGCCCTCGCGGAGGCGGGCGCGGACCTGGGCGGGGGCGGGGCCGCGGGTGCCGTGCTGGCCGTCGGCGCCTCAGCTGCCGCCTGGCGCGCACGGTCCTGGCGACCGCTACTGGTCGCCTCCCTCGCCGTCGTGGCGGTGCCCGCGGTGGTGCTGCCACTCAAGGAGGCGTTCGGCCGTCTCGGCCCCGACGGGCTCCCGCTGTACGGCTACGCCGGCTACTACCCGTCAGGCCACACCCTGACGGCGGTCGTCGCGTACGGGACGACCGCGCTGCTGTGCGCGCACCGCTTCCCAGTGGGCGGGCCGGTGGCGGCGACGCTGCTCAGCCTGTGCACGGGACTGGGTCTGGTGCTGCGCGGCTACCACTGGGCCACCGACGTGGTGGCGAGCGTGGCGCTCGGCGGGATCGTGCTGTGCCTCCTGGCCGCCCTCCCCGGACGCACCCCCCGAGGGGCCGGGCCCGGCCCCTCCCGTCCCGCACAGCCGGACACGCACGCCACGCCCGGCCCGGAGCAGGCCGGGCGTGGGGCGGTCAGCGGCCGCTGAGTGAGACGACGGAGGCGGCGGGGACGCGGAGTGCGTCCTGGTAGTCGCCGCCGGACGTGCCGCCGGTGCCGGTCTCGGCGTTCTCGGACAGCACGATCCCCACAATCAGGGCGGCCACGACCAGCACCGACAACACGGTGCCGACGATGCCCATGACGAAGCCGCTGGTGGCATGGCTGCGTGCGCCGCCCTCGCCGCGGTCGGCCTTGCGACGGGCGCTCACCCCCAGGACCAGCGCGACGGGGGCGACGAAGATCCCGAGGAACGACCCCCAGCAGGTGACGACGAGGATCAGTCCGACGATGCCCAGCACCATGGAGGCGGTGGCCGTGCCCTGCGGGAGGGGCGGGCCGCCCCAGCCGGGGCCGGGCTGTCCATAGCCGCCGTGACCGCCGTAGGGATGACCGTAGGGAGGGCCGTGACCGTGGGGAGGGTCGTAACCGGGATGATGGCCCTGCGGGCCGTATCCCGCGGCACCGTGGACCGGGGCGGGCTGCGGCCCTCCGGGCGCGGTTGGCGGTGGTCCCACGGGCGAGCCCGGGGAGGTGGGTGCGTCCGCCCACGAGGCGCCGGACGCATCCTTGCTCAGCGAATCTCCCGACGGGGCCGGCCAGGCCCCTCCCCCGTTGTCCGCGGGCCATCCGGAGTGCCCGGACTGTCCTCCGCTGTCTGTCCCCATGTCCCCTCCTTGCCACTCGTATCGTCATGCTATGCGTCCGCATGGAGTCTCCGGCACGCCTACCATGCCTGCGACACCTACCCCGGAGGCTTTCCGTTGTCCGACCTCACCGCCTTCATCGCCGGGCTTCCCAAGGCCGAACTGCACGTGCACCACGTGGGGTCCGCGTCGCCCCGCATCGTCGCCGAACTCGCGGCGCGGCACCCGGACTCGCCCGTTCCGAAGGACCCGGCCGCTCTCGCGGAGTACTTCACCTTCCGCGACTTCGCCCACTTCATCGAGCTGTACCTGTCCGTCGTCGACCTGATCCGGGACGCGGAGGACGTGCGACTGCTGACGTACGAGGTCGCGCGGGAGATGGCGCGGCAGCAGGTCCGGTACGCGGAGCTCACGGTCACCCCGTACAGCTCCACGAACCGCGGGATCCCGGACAAGGCGTTCGTCGAGGCCATCG encodes the following:
- a CDS encoding phosphatase PAP2 family protein → MYALLIGALLAVFAVISWQVAVAGPLLAADLAARDAAAGLTSGNGTLRALAEAGADLGGGGAAGAVLAVGASAAAWRARSWRPLLVASLAVVAVPAVVLPLKEAFGRLGPDGLPLYGYAGYYPSGHTLTAVVAYGTTALLCAHRFPVGGPVAATLLSLCTGLGLVLRGYHWATDVVASVALGGIVLCLLAALPGRTPRGAGPGPSRPAQPDTHATPGPEQAGRGAVSGR
- a CDS encoding DUF4190 domain-containing protein, with protein sequence MGPPPTAPGGPQPAPVHGAAGYGPQGHHPGYDPPHGHGPPYGHPYGGHGGYGQPGPGWGGPPLPQGTATASMVLGIVGLILVVTCWGSFLGIFVAPVALVLGVSARRKADRGEGGARSHATSGFVMGIVGTVLSVLVVAALIVGIVLSENAETGTGGTSGGDYQDALRVPAASVVSLSGR